Part of the Bacteriovorax stolpii genome, TCATCTCCAAAATGAAAGACATCCTTAAAAGACTTCTGCACTTTTTGAATGTTTTCACTTATCGCAATTTTAATATGAGGAAAGTAATCTTTAAGCTCTTGTGAGCTCGACAAATGATCTGCGTGAGCGTGAGTCTCAAGACAATAATGAGGATTAAGTTTGTGCTCTCTAATAAAATCCAGGATCAATTTCAGACTGTTATTTTCAATCGCACCAGAGGCCGGGTCATAATCTAAAACAGGGTCAATAATCACTGCATCTTTGGTGTTATGATCATAGACGATATAAGTAAGAGTAAATGTGTCTTTATCAAAAAAGTGCTGAACGTTCATAATCCCTCATTAGGTTAAGAGCAAAATATTTTATTCAAAGACAAAATTAGCTTTTGTATTTTTTTATCAGAAATGCTGTACATTGAAAAGTTTCCCTCTTTACGCGACATAAGGAGACCTTCTTTTTGCAGACGGATAAGAAATTGCGAAGTCTGAGACTGAGATAAATCACTCTTTTGCATAATCTCTCCCACACTTTTTTCCCCATCCATTAAAAGACAAAGAATCAACAGTCTTTGTGGATGAGAAAGCGCCTTGAGTATGTCTGCCACCTCCACACTCTTTTGTTTTAAATCGACGTTTTTTTTCATATTAAAACCTTTTGTCCTATGGCCATAAAAGAATACAGAACGACTAGGGTAAAGACAACTCTTCGGCCTAATTCACTCCATTTAGCTGGTATTTTACCCATTATTTTTTTGACAACTAAAGACGCGAGCACTGTGCCGATAAAAAGAAAAAAAATATCTATTCCTCTGACTCCTCCACTTCCTTTTTTTAACAACTGCATTACAAACGAAGAAAGAGAGATCAGGAAAATGAGAAGCAAGCTGCTAGGGAGGGCCTCTTCATAGCTCAGGTGAAAAAAGTTGATCAAAAGAGGAATGATCAACACTCCTCCCCCAAGTCCTGTAAGCGTCGTCAAGGCCCCAAAAACGATACCTGAAAAAATAACCGGCCAAAACGTTTTAACTTCAACACCTGGTTTTGCAGAACTTTTCTTCTTCCATACACTCCAGAGTCCATAAAGACTGATAAGCCCCAGTAAAGAAGCCGTAACCAAGTCCCCGACATAAGGTTTAATTTGTAGGGCCATTGCCGTCCCTAAAAAACTGCTCGCAAAAAGTCCTGACACTATTTTATTATCGGCCTTTTGTCCGCCCCCGATATGGCCTCCAAGGTAATTAATCCCTGAAGCAATCATGACAACGATTAAAGAAAGGAAAGTGGCTTCATTTAAAGAGACATGAAGTCCGGTTAAAAAAAGAGGAATGGCAATCAATGCCCCGCCTGCCCCAGTCAGACCTAGAACCAACCCCGTCAATAAACCAATAAGTGTTAAAATCATGATGTTCTCCTGCCTTGACAATATTATTATATTATAATATCGTTATATTGTCAAAGGAGGTCTTATGTTGGCATTAATAGGTGGAATGATGATTGGGCTGGCCGCGGCCATGCTCTTACTGACCAATGGCCGGATAATGGGTGTAAGCGGAATCGTGGGCAACCTCATTTCCCCTTCTTCTTTAAAAGAGAAAAAATGGAGAATCATCTTTCTCTTAGGGCTCTTCACTGGCGCCTTTTTAGTCAGAGAGTTCTTGCCCTCTTCATTATCGTTTTCGACTTCTCTGAAATATTGGGACTACGCCTTAGCGGGTCTTCTCGTCGGTGTAGGGACAACGATGGGCAGTGGCTGTACTTCCGGTCACGGAGTCTGCGGGATCTCCCGCTTTAGTCCGCGCTCTATTATCGCAACTTGTACCTTTATTGCTTTTGGAGTCCTGGGATTTTTCCTCTCTAAAATTATTCATGGAGGTTTCTAATGAAGGCCTATCTTGCAGCTTTCCTGGCCGGCGCTCTCTTTGCCTTAGGTCTTGGGGTTTCAGGTATGACTCGTCCGGATATCGTCCAAGGTTTCTTAGATCCTTTTGGCAACTGGAATCCAAGTCTGATTGGGGTTATGGTCGGAGCTATTTTGGTTTTTTCCATTGCCTATCGCCTGATTACCAAACGACCTAAACCTTTATGGAGCGAAGCTTTTAGTCTGCCGACAAAAAAAGACATCGACTCCCGACTTATTCTTGGTGCTACCGTTTTTGGACTCGGCTGGGGATGGGCCGGAATTTGTCCAGGACCAGGACTGGTGTCGCTTGTTAGTGGCCATGGGGAATTTTTTATTTTTGTCGCGGCCATGCTTATTGGGATGCGACTGTATATGTGGATTGAAAAGAATTGGTTAAGTTAAGAGTATTGAGATGACGGGAGGATCTACTTAAGGTTATAGTTTTTCTATGGAATACATGAACGTTTTTTTAGAAGAATTAATCCAAAAATACTCCTCTGACAAAAAAGGCGCTCAGGCCAGCTATATACCTGAACTGGCCAAAGTGAATCCTGATTATTTCGGAATTGCTGTCGTCACAGTTGATGGTGATGTTTATTCTGCCGGAGACATTGAACAAAACTTCACTCTACAATCGGCCTCAAAACCTTTTGTCTATGGCATGGCCTTAGAAGAGCACGGCAGAGAGTTCATCAGGGCCCGCGTAGGAGTTGAGCCAAGTGGTGAAGCCTTTAACTCCATCGTCGAACTGGAAAAAAACACTCATAGGCCATACAATCCGATGATTAACTCTGGGGCGATTGCCATCAGTAGTTATATTCAGGATAAAGATAAAATCAAAAGATTAGAGCGCGTGCTCAATCTCTTTGGCGATTATGTCAATCACCCAGTAAGTGTGGATGAAGCCGTTTTTCAGTCAGAGAAAAAAACTGCTCACCGCAACCGCTCTATCGCTCACCTGCTTCGCCACTTTGATGTCATTGGTGATGACATCGAAGAGTCATTAGATCTTTATTTCAAACAGTGTTCGGTTTTAATTAATACAGTTGATTTGGCGACAATGGCGGCGACTCTTGCTAATAACGGAGTTCAGCCTAAAAGCCAAAAGCAAGTGATCAAAGAAGAATACGTCAGTGATATGTTAAGCCTGATGTTTACCTGTGGGATGTATGATACAGCAGGTGAATGGGCCTACACAGTCGGGCTTCCGGCCAAAAGTGGTGTGAGTGGATGTATCCTGGCCGTGGTTCCTGGAAAAATGGGAATTGCTGCTTACTCTCCACTTATTGATCAGCACGGGCATTCTGTTCGCTCAGTCAACGCGATTAAAGATTTAGTCAAAAAATACAATTTAAGCATTTTTAAATCATAAGAGGATCGTCCATGGATCAGGTCAGGCTTCCCATTGAGAAAATTGAATACTTCATTCAGCATGAATCATTTGTTGTTTTAGTTGTCGCTCTTTTGTTTGGATGGATTTTTTATAAGCTTTTCTTAAAACGCATTTCCGAAAAAAGACATACGACACTGAGAAGACGTTTTATGAAAACCGGCCTCTACCTGGTGTTGGCCATTGTGCTTGCACTCTTGCACTGGGGGCTGATCCAGGCCACATGGACAGATTACTTCACTGTTAAAGTCGCCAACTACATAGGTTTAGTTTCTTTCCTCATTTTAGTTACGGTGCTTATCCGCTGCGCTCAAATCTATGTTTACCTCTACCTCTTCCTGGCCAATATGAGTCAAGGGGTTCCAAGGCTCATCGCCAATCTCTTCACTCTACTTTTTTCTACCTTTGTCGTGAGCTGGATTGCTGCTGATGTTTTTGGTTTTAACCTGGCCACAGTTCTTGCGACTTCTGCCATCTTCACTATCGTTCTCGGTCTTGCTCTTCAGGATACATTAGGAAACTTGTTTTCCGGTGTGGCCTTGCAAATTGAAAGACCTTTCCAACTCGGAGACTGGGTTGAAGTCCATAACTCTGATGACAAGTGGGTTGGACAAATTCAGGAGATCACCTGGAGAGCAACCTCTCTTTTAGGTTTTGGTGACGAGCTGATTGTGATTCCAAACAAGACCATTGCTCAAAGTCAGTTGCTCATTTTTTCTGACAGAAATAAACCGGCCCGTTTTTCACAGGCCTTCCGCTTCCGCTTTGATGTGGATATCTTAAAAGCAAAAGCGGCCATTTTGGAAGGTATCAAAGCTGTACCTGAAATCCTTGAAGACCCAGAGCCTCGCGTTTTAGTGTTGGAAGTGACAGAATCGTGGGTGTCGATGAAAGTCTTTTATTCAGTAACTGACTACGGACGCAAATACCGCGTGGGAGACCTGGTGGTGAGCAATGTCCTGGAGTCTATCAAACGCAAGAGACTGACACTGGCAACCCCGGTTTTAAGCCTTTTTCGAGAGGAAGAGGACCACGATTAAGCCCCTCTATTTATAGGCAGTTTGACCTGGGTTTGGTTCACTGTTAAAATTTAGGTATGAGTATCGCGGTAATCGACCAAGGTGCTGAGCTGTTCTGGTTTGTGAGCAATGCTCTTTTACAGGATGAGCTTCCCTTAAAGCACTTAAAAACAACGTCTGCTGGTGAACAGTTCATTCTTCAAGAGCTTCCGGCCATTGTTGTTTTAAACGGAGACGACTCCTCTATTCAACCCGAAAAATTCATTGGAAAAATCAGAAACCATGTTTTTGCCAGAAACACGATGTTCATCGTAGTGACGGCCGATACTTCTCTTGAGTTTAAAAAATCATTAATCATCGCCGGTGCAGGTCAGATTCTTTACCGCGGACGCGGCTACACTCCTTCACCTAAATTTTTTAGAAACTTAATCAAATGGTTTTTAAATTTAAAAACACCCGATCCTCAGGTGATCGAATATAAACCAGTTGAATTTTTAGCTGATGGAGAATTCTCCACGTTCGGACGCATCGGATGGCTTTCAGCGGCCCAGTGTTATATTGAAGTCAACCTGGACTTAAATCCCGGGCAAACGATTGAGATGAGAAATCCTCTCTTTGATGAATTGGACATTAAAGATGTCAAGTTGACGATCATCGATAAAAACACCATTGGTCGCTATTATCAATACGCTAACGGGTACCTTTGTAAGATTGAATCGAAAAAATCAAATGCTGATAAAAAGAAGCTGCTCGCTTTTATAGAAAGCAATCAGGAAATTTCAAAATATAAACCGGTCAAAGTTGTTTATTACGAGCAAAACGTCAACAACCGTGAAGCAATTAAAGGGATGATTAAACTCGACCAGCGCTACTGTGCGCGTGGGTTTGCCAACCTGGATAATTTTCTAGATGAACTCAACTATCAGCTTCCTCACCTCATCCTCATTGACCGACAGATGATTGAGGCCAATCGCTCTAAGTTTGAACCATTGAAAAAATTCCTGCAAAGTCATTTCTGTTACTGCGTAACGTACGACAATGAAGGGAAGACCGATCTGGAAAAATACAAAAAAGATTTTGAGTTTGCGATGCACGTGCCTCGTGGAATTGAAAGTAAACTACTTGAATCCATGGTGCAGAAGCTCGATGAAAAAATGCTCGCCAATCATATGGAAGATAGCGCTGGGAAAATTTTCTTTAACAAGTACTCTGCCTATAGCCGTATGAGCCTGCATTCTCACTGCCGCGTCAGCGAACTGGCCATCACCGGAGTCGGAGTTTATCTTCCTTTTGCCATGTCATCTTACTGTGCTTTTGAAATCACTTCTCAAGGCTTCACTCACCTGGGAATGAATCGCATGCAGTACTTTAGAAGTTTCATCAACAAAAAGAGCTCTGCTGACATCTACCATCAATGTATCTTTATGGGGCAAACTGTTTCGGATAACGAAATGATCAAAACCGCAGTAGAAAAAATCAAGACTTCCAGTTTTGAAGAATGGAAACTGAACTCTGCGCGATAAGACCCCTGATAAGACAAAGACCAGACAAATAAAGCTTAAGTTGCCTTAAACCTCTTCCTGGAAGATGATCATGAATATGAAAACAATCATTCTTTGTTCATTTCTTTTTTCACATTCACTTTTTGCCTGGGACTCTTCTTCTTTTAAGATGCCTATAAAAGCAGAACTAAAAAAGAAACTCACTCCCATTCAATATGAAGTCACACAAGAAGAAGGGACCGAGCGCCCTTTTAAAAATGAGTTTCACGATAGTAAAAAAGAAGGCATCTACGTCGACATAGTTTCAGGAGAGCCGCTTTTTAGTTCACTGGATAAATTTGATTCAGGAACAGGCTGGCCGAGTTTTTCTCGTCCGCTAGTCAAAGAAAATCTCATTGAAAAAAAAGAAAATAGCTTATTTCTTGGTGCACGCACCGAAGTCAGAAGTAAACACGCCAACTCTCACTTAGGTCACGTCTTCGATGATGGCCCGGCCCCTACAGGACTTCGCTACTGTATGAATTCAGCTGCGATGAAATTTATCCCTAAAGAAAAATTAAAAGAGTCTGGCTACGGTGAGTTTGAAGGGCTTTTTTCGCGTAAGTAAGCGACATAAAGATTTTCCACTTTCGTTCTTGCCCAAGGAGTTTTCCTAAGGAAGGTCAGGCTAGATTTCACGCTCGGGTTGCTCTTAAAACAATTGATATCAATTAGCTGAGACAATTCTTCGAAGCCGTAGAACTCTACTAGTTCTGTAACGATCGCCTCTAATGTTTTTCCGTGAAGTGGATTGGTGTTATTTGCCATGTAATTGATCCAAAAGGGCCTCGAGCATTTTCTTTAAACTCTCCTGCTCCCCTCTAATGCGCGCGACTTGAACGCCGCCTTGAAGAGTCGTGAGAAATAAATCTGCGGCCAGTGTGCTATCTATTGTCTTTTTAATTGTTCCTTCTTTTTTTCCCTGCTCAATCGTTTCTACCAGCCAATCGCGGATTAAGAAATGAAATTGCTGAAGTTTCTTTTTCATCTTCGGCGAAACAGAATAAAAATCAGAAGTAAAAGATCCTACCGGACAAATCATATTGTGTTTAGCAGAGAGTGAACAAAATCCTTTAACCATCTTCTCCAGTTTTACTTTTGAAGGAAGCTCCTGCACTTTTTTTGCCCAGGTTTTGTGCCCCTCTTCGTAGTCTTCCAATAAAGCTATTCCCATGTCTTCTTTAGAAGAGAAGTAATAATGAAGGCTCGCTTTCTTGATCCCAAGAGAGTCGGCAATGGTCTGAAAGCTAAAGCCGTTAAACCCCAGTGTTTGCAGGTATTCTTTAGCTAAATTCAGGGCCTCGGTCTTTGTATTGTTGCTTTTAGCATTCATAAGGTGTATTCTACCTACCGGTAGGTAAAAAGTCAAAGTCTAATCATTTAAGGAAGATAAAGTATGAAAACCACAACAATGAGACCCGTCGCTATCATCGCAGGATCAAGAACTCCTTTTACAAAGTCTTTCTCGCACTACTCGAGAACAACGAACCTAGAACTCATCACGGCCACACTCAAAGACCTGGTCAAAAAAACAAAACTAGAAGGCGTGCAGCTTGGTGACGTTGCTACTGGTGCTGTTATGAAAAACGCTGAAGACTGGAACATGACCAGAGAAGCGGTTTTAAAATCGGGCCTTCACCCTCACACTCCGGGATATGATGTTCAACGTGCATGTGGAACAGGGTTGGAAACAGCAGCGCAAATCGCTCTTAAAATTGCTTCAGGACAAATTGAGGCCGGAATCGCTGGTGGAACAGACACTAACAGTGACATTCAGGGCGTGTTCTCACATAAATTCTCATGGCTCATGATGGAGCTGCAAAAAGCAAAAACGATTCCTGAGAAATTTAAAATCATCTCGCAAATTAACCCAAAACTTCTTCTGCCTATTTTCCCGGCCGTTAAGGAGCCACAAACAGGTTTATCAATGGGTCAGCATACTGAGCTTATGGTTCAGGAGTGGAAAATCTCTCAAGCAGAACAAGACAAGCTTGCGTACGAGTCTCACCAAAAAGCGGCCCGCGCTTATGAAGCTGGCTTTCACCAGGATTTATTATTTGAGTTTAAAGGATTAAAAAAAGATTCAATACTAAGACCTGATACGACGATTGAAAAACTAGCAAAACTAAAACCTGCTTTTGATTTCACAGGAAAAGGAACACTGACTGCTGGGAACTCGACAGCTCTAACAGACGGAGCTTCTGCTGTTCTACTTGGAAGTGAAGATTTCGCCGACAAACACAAGCTTCCTATCCTTGCCTACTTTGTTGATGCTGAGTACTCGGCAGTAGACTTCGTTAAAGGTGAAGGGCTTTTAATGGCACCAACATTTGCTGTTAAAAGACTATTAGAAAGAAATAATTTAAAACTTCAGGATTTTGATTTTTACGAAATCCATGAAGCCTTTGCCGGACAAGTTCTGTGTACACTAAAAGCTTGGGAGTCTCCTGAGTACTGTAAAAAAATGGGACTGGATCAACCAATGGGATCAATCGATAGAAATAAGCTTAACGTTAATGGCGGAAGTTTAGCCCTAGGTCACCCTTTTGCGGCAACAGGTGGAAGAATCATCGCTTCACTAGCTAAAGCACTTGCACAAAAAGGAAGTGGACGCGGCTTAATTTCAATCTGTACTGCTGGTGGTATGGGAGTCGCGGCGATCATAGAGAGACCATAAGTCAGACCATAAGAAGTTATTATGAAAAAACACCTACCAAAACTCATCGCCTTCTTAAGTAGCTTTGCTCCCGCTCTGGCCGCTAAGATTGCGCTTAAAATGTTTGCCACTCCCACGAGAATCCCTCGCCCGGAGTCGGAAATGGCGGTGTATGGGACTTCTAAAAAATATCTTCTCTCAAATGGGATTGCTGCCTTTGAATGGGGCAATCCCACTGCTCCTCTGGTCATGCTCATCCACGGATGGAATGGCAGAGGAACTCAAATCGGGGCCTTCTCTCCCCGCCTGGTTGAGCTGGGTTTCAGAGTTGTCGCTCTCGACGGACCTGGGCACGGAATTTCTCCCGATGGCCCTAACAAAATGACCAACCCTGGCCACTACGCAAAGTTTATTATTGATGCCCAAAAAGAATTAGCTCCCGAAGGAGCTCACGCGGTGATCGCTCACTCTTTTGGTGGAGGATGCTCAGTCCTTGCGGCCAAGAGAGGATTTAAAGTTAAAGGCATGGTGCTTGTCGGGACGCCAAACTTTTATGAAAGAGTCGTTACATTCTTTGGAAAAAGTTTTGGATTAAATGACAAAGGCCTCGAGCATTTTTTTGCTCTCGTTACAAAAGTTGCGGGCCTAAAACCAAGTGAACTCATCACCGGAGAGATCGGAAACACTCTGAATCTTCCCTGTTTAGTCGTCCACGATAAAGACGATAATGCTGTCGCCATTGCCGCCGGAGAAAGCATCCACCAGCAATGGAAAGGCTCAAAAATCCTTATCACAGAGGGGCTCGGCCACCGCCGCATCCTAAAAGATCCCAAAGTCATAGCGGAAGTTTGCGATTTTATTAAAGCGATTCCTTAAGACGCAATTGATTATTTGGTAGGGGCGTGATAACACTCTCCCCTATGAAAAATTTTAATTTAAGCGATGTTATTGAGAGCATTTCGTTACTTGAACATGTGGCAAACAATTCAGAAATCCTGACAGAGCTTAGTCACGAGCAAAGAATTGCTTTATTCAAAGCATGCGGAGCAATCTCTAAACCAGATAAAAAAGAAATCGCCAAAAGAAATAAAGACGTAAAAATCTTTAAGCAAAAACAATTAGTCGAACAAAATAGACTTAAGCGTGCCATGACAGGAATCAGAAGTGCGCGCGAGAACTCTGTCTTCGTGGCCCCTGAACAGCTTTTACTAGACAGCAACAAGGCCTACGAAGAAGCACCAGAACTAGATAGCCCAAGAAACTGTTACGTGTGTAAGGTTGAATTCACTAAACTTCACTTCTTCTACGATACTATGTGCAAGGAGTGTGGAGACTTCAACTACCACAAGCGTTTCCAGACTACAGACCTGACAGGGCAAGTTGCGCTCATCACGGGATCGCGTTTAAAAATTGGTTACCATGCCGTTCTCATGATGCTTAGATCTGGAGCAACAGTTATTGCTACGACTCGCTTTCCCGTTGATTCAGCAATGAGATACGCCAAAGAAAAAGATTACAACGACTGGAAAGACAGGCTGCACATTCACGGTCTGGATCTTCGCCACTCGCCTTCTGTGGAAATTTTTGCAAGTTACATCGAACAAAAATTCCCACGCCTGGATATCTTAATCAATAACGCTGCTCAAACAGTAAGACGCCCTCCGGGGTTTTACGCCCATTTAATGGAGCAAGAGCAATTGAACTTCCACGATATCAATCCAGAAGCTCAAAGGCTTTTAAAGAACCACCAGGACTTTAAAACGGAACTTAACCAACTGACTTACGGAAGTGCTCCTTCAAGTGAACATGCTCTGCCGGTTACCTGGCACGGAGAAGGTCCGGGAGTTGGAATCAGAGCTTCGGCAGAACTCTCTCAAGTTCCTTACAGCTTTGATAACTCACTTGTGGCCGAAGAAGTATTCCCGGAAGGAAAGCTGGATGCTGATCTTCAGCAAGTTGATCTTCGTACAACAAATAGCTGGAGACTTCGCTTAGGAGAAATCCAAACTCCAGAAATGCTGGAAGTTCAATTAGTAAACGCTGTTGCGCCTTTCATCCTTTGTAACCGCCTGGTGCACATGATGAGACGCGATTACACTGGTAAAAAACATATTGTTAACGTCACAGCGATGGAAGGAAAGTTCTATCGTTTCAAAAAAGAAGACCGCCACCCGCATACAAATATGGCGAAGGCCGCTCTTAATATGATGACTCATACGTCAGCGTCTGACTTTGCTAAAGACGGTATTTTCATGA contains:
- a CDS encoding VF530 family DNA-binding protein, which encodes MANNTNPLHGKTLEAIVTELVEFYGFEELSQLIDINCFKSNPSVKSSLTFLRKTPWARTKVENLYVAYLREKSPSNSP
- a CDS encoding TSUP family transporter, which gives rise to MILTLIGLLTGLVLGLTGAGGALIAIPLFLTGLHVSLNEATFLSLIVVMIASGINYLGGHIGGGQKADNKIVSGLFASSFLGTAMALQIKPYVGDLVTASLLGLISLYGLWSVWKKKSSAKPGVEVKTFWPVIFSGIVFGALTTLTGLGGGVLIIPLLINFFHLSYEEALPSSLLLIFLISLSSFVMQLLKKGSGGVRGIDIFFLFIGTVLASLVVKKIMGKIPAKWSELGRRVVFTLVVLYSFMAIGQKVLI
- the msrB gene encoding peptide-methionine (R)-S-oxide reductase MsrB: MNMKTIILCSFLFSHSLFAWDSSSFKMPIKAELKKKLTPIQYEVTQEEGTERPFKNEFHDSKKEGIYVDIVSGEPLFSSLDKFDSGTGWPSFSRPLVKENLIEKKENSLFLGARTEVRSKHANSHLGHVFDDGPAPTGLRYCMNSAAMKFIPKEKLKESGYGEFEGLFSRK
- a CDS encoding alpha/beta fold hydrolase, whose protein sequence is MKKHLPKLIAFLSSFAPALAAKIALKMFATPTRIPRPESEMAVYGTSKKYLLSNGIAAFEWGNPTAPLVMLIHGWNGRGTQIGAFSPRLVELGFRVVALDGPGHGISPDGPNKMTNPGHYAKFIIDAQKELAPEGAHAVIAHSFGGGCSVLAAKRGFKVKGMVLVGTPNFYERVVTFFGKSFGLNDKGLEHFFALVTKVAGLKPSELITGEIGNTLNLPCLVVHDKDDNAVAIAAGESIHQQWKGSKILITEGLGHRRILKDPKVIAEVCDFIKAIP
- a CDS encoding ArsR/SmtB family transcription factor, whose protein sequence is MKKNVDLKQKSVEVADILKALSHPQRLLILCLLMDGEKSVGEIMQKSDLSQSQTSQFLIRLQKEGLLMSRKEGNFSMYSISDKKIQKLILSLNKIFCS
- a CDS encoding TetR/AcrR family transcriptional regulator; its protein translation is MNAKSNNTKTEALNLAKEYLQTLGFNGFSFQTIADSLGIKKASLHYYFSSKEDMGIALLEDYEEGHKTWAKKVQELPSKVKLEKMVKGFCSLSAKHNMICPVGSFTSDFYSVSPKMKKKLQQFHFLIRDWLVETIEQGKKEGTIKKTIDSTLAADLFLTTLQGGVQVARIRGEQESLKKMLEALLDQLHGK
- the glsA gene encoding glutaminase A, which gives rise to MEYMNVFLEELIQKYSSDKKGAQASYIPELAKVNPDYFGIAVVTVDGDVYSAGDIEQNFTLQSASKPFVYGMALEEHGREFIRARVGVEPSGEAFNSIVELEKNTHRPYNPMINSGAIAISSYIQDKDKIKRLERVLNLFGDYVNHPVSVDEAVFQSEKKTAHRNRSIAHLLRHFDVIGDDIEESLDLYFKQCSVLINTVDLATMAATLANNGVQPKSQKQVIKEEYVSDMLSLMFTCGMYDTAGEWAYTVGLPAKSGVSGCILAVVPGKMGIAAYSPLIDQHGHSVRSVNAIKDLVKKYNLSIFKS
- a CDS encoding YeeE/YedE family protein gives rise to the protein MLALIGGMMIGLAAAMLLLTNGRIMGVSGIVGNLISPSSLKEKKWRIIFLLGLFTGAFLVREFLPSSLSFSTSLKYWDYALAGLLVGVGTTMGSGCTSGHGVCGISRFSPRSIIATCTFIAFGVLGFFLSKIIHGGF
- a CDS encoding SDR family NAD(P)-dependent oxidoreductase — its product is MKNFNLSDVIESISLLEHVANNSEILTELSHEQRIALFKACGAISKPDKKEIAKRNKDVKIFKQKQLVEQNRLKRAMTGIRSARENSVFVAPEQLLLDSNKAYEEAPELDSPRNCYVCKVEFTKLHFFYDTMCKECGDFNYHKRFQTTDLTGQVALITGSRLKIGYHAVLMMLRSGATVIATTRFPVDSAMRYAKEKDYNDWKDRLHIHGLDLRHSPSVEIFASYIEQKFPRLDILINNAAQTVRRPPGFYAHLMEQEQLNFHDINPEAQRLLKNHQDFKTELNQLTYGSAPSSEHALPVTWHGEGPGVGIRASAELSQVPYSFDNSLVAEEVFPEGKLDADLQQVDLRTTNSWRLRLGEIQTPEMLEVQLVNAVAPFILCNRLVHMMRRDYTGKKHIVNVTAMEGKFYRFKKEDRHPHTNMAKAALNMMTHTSASDFAKDGIFMNAVDTGWVTDEDPAQISEYKQKVHDFQPPLDIVDGAARICDPFIDGINSGKHWCGQFLKDYKPIDW
- a CDS encoding DUF6691 family protein is translated as MKAYLAAFLAGALFALGLGVSGMTRPDIVQGFLDPFGNWNPSLIGVMVGAILVFSIAYRLITKRPKPLWSEAFSLPTKKDIDSRLILGATVFGLGWGWAGICPGPGLVSLVSGHGEFFIFVAAMLIGMRLYMWIEKNWLS
- a CDS encoding mechanosensitive ion channel family protein; the encoded protein is MDQVRLPIEKIEYFIQHESFVVLVVALLFGWIFYKLFLKRISEKRHTTLRRRFMKTGLYLVLAIVLALLHWGLIQATWTDYFTVKVANYIGLVSFLILVTVLIRCAQIYVYLYLFLANMSQGVPRLIANLFTLLFSTFVVSWIAADVFGFNLATVLATSAIFTIVLGLALQDTLGNLFSGVALQIERPFQLGDWVEVHNSDDKWVGQIQEITWRATSLLGFGDELIVIPNKTIAQSQLLIFSDRNKPARFSQAFRFRFDVDILKAKAAILEGIKAVPEILEDPEPRVLVLEVTESWVSMKVFYSVTDYGRKYRVGDLVVSNVLESIKRKRLTLATPVLSLFREEEDHD
- a CDS encoding acetyl-CoA C-acetyltransferase, with protein sequence MKTTTMRPVAIIAGSRTPFTKSFSHYSRTTNLELITATLKDLVKKTKLEGVQLGDVATGAVMKNAEDWNMTREAVLKSGLHPHTPGYDVQRACGTGLETAAQIALKIASGQIEAGIAGGTDTNSDIQGVFSHKFSWLMMELQKAKTIPEKFKIISQINPKLLLPIFPAVKEPQTGLSMGQHTELMVQEWKISQAEQDKLAYESHQKAARAYEAGFHQDLLFEFKGLKKDSILRPDTTIEKLAKLKPAFDFTGKGTLTAGNSTALTDGASAVLLGSEDFADKHKLPILAYFVDAEYSAVDFVKGEGLLMAPTFAVKRLLERNNLKLQDFDFYEIHEAFAGQVLCTLKAWESPEYCKKMGLDQPMGSIDRNKLNVNGGSLALGHPFAATGGRIIASLAKALAQKGSGRGLISICTAGGMGVAAIIERP